The genomic interval TCATCATGCCCACCTGGTTTTACGTGGTTCCAACCATGCACCTAATTATTCCATTGCTCATCTTGAAGAAGTAAAACAGCAAATGGAAAGGCATCAAATCATTAATCCTTCTGTAGTTATTGATGTTAGCCATGATAACTGTCTGGTTAATGGCAAAAAAAATCATCAACTCCAGCCATCAATTGCATTATCCATCATCGAAAGTATCCAAAATAGACCCGATTTAAAAAGGTTGGTAAAAGGCTTCATGGTAGAAAGTTATCTGAAAGAAGGAAACCAAAAGGTCGATCCCATTAATCCTAATAAACTGGATTTAAATGGTTTGTCCATTACTGATCCTTGCTTAAGTTGGGAACAAACAGAATCTTTTCTTTTAGAGTTAGCAGAATTGAAGGCATTAGAAATGAACAATAAAAGAGAGGTGCAATAATGGCTTTATTATTTGGTATTGCTGGTGATGTTGGTTCTTTTTCTGAAGAGGCAGCCTTTCTTTATTCTAAAAAGAAAGGACTCGACTCTATCTTTGCTTATTTACTGGATATGGAAGGAGTACTCAATGCTATTGAAGATGGAGTCATCGATCTAGGCATCATCCCAGTAGTCAATCTTTTAGGTGGATTAGTAAAACCAGCCTTTCTTGCCATGGGAAAACATTTGTTTACACCAATTGATGAATTTTGGCATGAAATCAATCAATGCCTACTGGTTAAAAGAGATACTGCTCTAAGTCAAATCAAGCATATCGTATCCCATCCACAAGGACTTGCCCAATGCCAGCAGTTTTTAAAGAAGCAATTTAAAAATACAGCGCAAATGGAATGGATTGATACAGCAAAAGCTGCAAAAGATTTAGCAAAAGGGGTCTTACCTGCATCTTCCGCTGTAATTGCTCCAGAACGTTGCGCACAACTCTATGATCTAGAAATAAAAGCGAAAAATATTCAAGACAGTTCCCCTAATCGCACTGCATTTATTTTAGTCAAAAAACATAGCGATAAAACCACTGCCCAAAAATAAGGAGCATTCTATGTCTACGCTTGAAGAATTAAGAAAACAAATTGAACAAACAGATGCTTATATCATTGAAAAATTAGCGCAACGTCAAGAATTGGCAAAACAAATAGGAGAAATCAAATCAAAAGCAGGTAAAAAAGTAGTAGATCACCAACGTGAAAAAAAATTGTTTCTGTATTACGAAGAGTTGTCAAATCAGTACCACTTAAAACAGGAATTTGTCACGCGCTTGTTCAAAATAATTATTGCAAACTCGAAAAAGGTGCAAAAACAATGAAATATTCTAAACAATTTCCATTGAAAGATTCAGCCACTGTTGCTATTAACTCACTGGCCCAACAAAAAATAAACGCGGGTCTGAAAATTTCTAATCTCAGTGCTGGCGAACCCAAACTACTGCCCCATCCAATAATAACCACCGCAGTCACACAAGCTTTAGAACAAGGGCTAACTCTTTATCCCCCGGTATCAGGAATAACAGAATTACGCTATCTTGCTTCTAAGTGGATGAATAAATTTTACGATTGCTCATTCACAAGTGAAAACTGCCTGGTGGTTAACGGTGGAAAGTTTGGAATTTATTTACTGATGCAATTATTAATGCAAAACAATGATGAAGTCATCATCCCCTCTCCTTATTGGGTTTCATATCCACAAATCACCCACCTGTTTGGAGGCACTCCTATAATCGTCGAAACCAAGGAAATCGAAGGATGGAAATTAACCCCTCGGGCACTTAAAAATGCCTGCAGCTCTAAAAGCAAAATACTTATTCTTAATAATGCAGCCAATCCAACCGGTGCATTGTATACAAAATCTGAATTAGCTGCACTCCTGCAAGTTGCTCATGAACAAGATCTTTTAGTGATCGCAGATGAAGTATATAGCGGCCTCATTTATGATGGGCATGCCTATGTATCTTGTGGTTCATTTTCTCAGTTTAAAGATCGAATTATTGTTATTCAAAGTTGTTCAAAAAACTTCTCCATGACCGGTTGGCGAGTTGGCTTTGTATTCGCTCCCAAAACCATAATTCAGCCTTTAACTGCATTAATGAGCCAAAGTACGAGTGGCGTCACTACACTTAGTCAATGGGCTGCCGTTGCGGTATTGAAGGAAACTAATGTGGGTCTCTGGGTTCAACAATGCATGCAAAAAAGAAGAGATTGTATGATCCAGGCCTTAGATCAATATTTTGGACTGACAATAACACCGCCTCTTTCATCGCTTTATATTTATCTTTCCTTAAATGACTTAGGGGTTAGAAATCCAAACTCAGAAGAGTTTTGTCAACACGCACTAGAGGAAGCAAATGTTGCTATTGTTCCAGGAACTGCATTTGGAAATGAAGGTTATGTACGATTATCCTTTGGTGGATATGAAGAAGAGTTACACTCTGGGATTAGACAATTAGCATACTGGTTGCATGTCTAAGAAATACCAATCAACTAAACGATGTACTGGACAAAACCATGAGAACCTCTTAAGCGATTATGTACTATTGCCTGCTTTTTAATCTAATGATTAAATTGCAATCTATTCAAGACTATTGGAGTACAAATGTTTCAATTAAGACGATTTGATAATCACAGCAATCAAAATCTAATGACTGCAAAGCCTTGCTTTTCTGCATACAAGCACGCTTTTGATGAGGCGGTAAAAAATTATAATCCATCACAAGCGAATCCTTATATAAATATCAAACTTACACGCGATATTCCCAATAAAGAAGATGTAATGAAATGGAATAACTCGCTCACACAGTTATATACACAAATTAATGCGACACTGAACGAATATATGAGTGACTATAATATGAGTTTAAAAAAATGTTCTTCGGGATGGACACATACATTCACACATCTATTAAACGTAAAAGGAATAGAAGCAATGCAACAATTGCTCGCGGAAAACTCCTTAGAGCTAAACCCACAGGAAAACTCATCTTTCCGCCCATAATATGTAACCTGCTATGAATAAAACGGCCACAAAAATAATAGAGAATAAAAAGCCCAAGGGGTTGGGGCAGTTTATGCTGCAATCTTATAGAACCATTCAAAAATAGATTGATTGCTAGTCTTAAGTTGTGATCTCTTATTCTTAATACTTGGAAGCGCTCAATTCTCGTGAGCATAGGATAGGACCTAAGCAACGGAGCTGAGCATTTTGCCCCCCTGAAGCTCATTTCCATGAACTTCCCCCCCACAATCGAGGTCGTGCGGCTTACCCAAGACCGGAATTAAATCTTTTTAACAAATTGAGATTTTAATTTCATTGCCCCAATACCATCGATTTTGCAATCAATATCGTGATCCCCATCAACTAACCGGATATTTTTTACTTTGGTGCCCACCTTTACAACCTGAGAGGAACCTTTTATTTTTAAGTCTTTAATAACCGTCACTGTATCACCATCTTGCAGAATATTTCCATTGGCATCTTTGATAATTCGCACAGACTCTTCATTGCGTTCACCAATATCTTTTGGCCATTCATGCATACATTCAGGACAAATAAATACATCACCATCTTCATAACTGTATTCAGAATTACATTTAGGGCAATTCGGCAAGTTGTTCATTTCCTCTATCCTTTTATTGTGTATTGAGTAGGGAATGTCCCAAATCATACTTTGACAATGGCGTAAGATCCAATTTTAACAACAAATATAAGCTTTGTTGACAATTAATTATGCTCTTTTCTACACCCAACACTTAATTTGAGAACTCCAATAGCTATGAACTATTAAAACCGATTATCATATGCATGTCTCACATAAGAAATTCAATTTAGGTACATGTTTTGCTGAGTAGTTCCGTTTTATCTTGATGTCGAACGACATTATTCTTATCTGAAACTGGTAGTCCATCTACAGAAGACGCATTGTGAATATTCCGCTTTAATGCCCTCTCTGGCTCTCGCATAAGTTCATAGCTATCTCCACGAACAATAAAAGATTTGATCTTATTTTCATCTGACTTAGAGTCAATTCCTTTGGCAATGTCAAATCCAATAACACTTGATAAAACCCCACATCCAACGGCAATTAGAGCACCTACCGCTAAAGCACCAAATCTACTTCCATTAAAAGAAGAGAGTATTCCTGTTTCAGCCAAATTAAATCCTATTCCTAAACCAGCTGTAAATCCTATAGCAGCCCAGATAGTCATCATTTTTAGGATATAATAATCAGAAGATAAATTTGGCTTATTAATTGGCAGAAAATGGTCCGTAACATCACCCATTCCGACGGTTTTCTCATGATTCACGAAACAAGGGGTAATTTCTTTAATATCTCTAAGATATTGAAGCCATTCAAATTGTCCGGGATTCTTTTTGTATCCTCGGATTTCTTTCTCATTATAACCGTGATTTTTTACAGCACGAAGCATCTCTATATAATCCGCTTCACTGTCGTCAAGAATATAAATACGGTTTGCTTTATTTTTTTGGCGATCAAGTTGAAAATCAACATCAGCAAATTTACGTCCAGAATCAAAAATGATTAATTTATTAATTTCTTTGTCGGAAAATCCCTGATATTTAAAAATTGCTTTAATATATCCAATTCGATTTTTAGTCACAATATTTACTGCAATTTCATGATTTATTAAGATCTCATGAAAAAATTTGACTGCATTTGGGCTCATAAGAAAATCAATATCTTTTTGCTTGTAATTAAAATTTTCGTTATATTTTCCAAACTTAGTTTCAAATATAGACTGAACCTCACTTAGTTCTTTCATTGGAGTGTTTTTATAATCTTGTCTTACACCTTTTTTATACCCTTGTAAAAGTGACTGATAAAATTCTGTCAATACAGTATTTCCCCCAGGCTTTTCAGTTATGGTACCATCAAAATCGGTGTAAATGATAATTATTGACATTATCCATTCCTCGTTATTACTTTAATAAATTGTACAATAATTAATCAAAAATCAAATTAAGAAATTGTTAGTCTAGTGAAGCACTTAAGGTATAAGTGAAACGCTTATGCTTTAACTTACTTAATATAGGCTTAATATTTTTATATTATGATGATATCTATTTTTATTACCCTTCAAATTTGGAAAAAACTATGCATAAATTACGTGAACTCGAACAAGAAGCAAAAGATTTATCTATTCTGCTTGACCAAGCCCTTCTTAGTAATCTTCGAGAAGAAAAAGAAAGCGCATTGGCCGAGCTTGAGAATTCCGAATTAATGAAAAATGCAAATCAATTCAGAATTTTTATTGATCCCGAACATCCTATTGTGAGCTTAATCAAATTGGCTTCAGTTACATTACCCGAGAAAATAAATGAATTGCAAAAAAAAGCACGTTTGGTTCAACACCAATTAGATGCTGAAAAAGATATAAAAACTACAGAGGACTCCATTTTAGAAACGGTAACAGTTAAAGAGGAGCCGATTATCGACTTAAAAGATGAAGTGATTACCGTTGAAAAAGATATTCCTAAAGTTATCGAGATAATTAACCCTAAGCTCGAAATGCTTGCAAAAGTAAAAGAGGGGTTAAAATCTTATATAGAGACTACCGAAAATAGAACAAGTGAATATTATTATGGAAAAGTCGGAACTTTTTTTAACTATATGGGCTCATATATAGGTTTGTCAGGATATACCAAAACTCAAAAACTCGATGCCCTAAATAAATTATTTGATAATTTTGAAACCGACAACACATCAGAATTAGATGAGCAAGATATTGCAATATTAACTACTGGATACCTTGGAAATGCATTAAACCCATTATTAGAAGATGAGGCAGTGGGGCAAAAATTAAAAGAACTATTGAAAATCGAATCACAGACAAATAAGTTACAATAGTTTAATCCCATCTGGCGGTTATTTGATTTTAAAATAACCACCAGATCATCGAGCATACGTTTCTAGATTAAATTAGAAAAGGAACAATCTTATATGGCACAAGCTCACAGTATTTCTTCCAATCCTGACCATATTTAGTTGCACAGCGTTTATCATCACGAAAAGCTCTATCAAATAAGAGCACTGTTAAAAAGCTCAGATAAAAATACGGTGAGAAATTTTCAAATAAAGCTGGCACAGACCAAAAAAATGTTCCGGCAAGTTCTGGAATGTAATGAAAATGTCTAGCAACACCCCACCATCCCGAAGCAAGCAATATAGTTTGTTTTTTGTCGCCCTCTGTAGTTTTATAATGAGCTAATACAGTAACGGGTTTTTTGCCCCATATAGTACAATCGCCTTGGGTTGCTCTAGCCATCAATCTTTGTCTGTCCGCAAGATAATTGATCATAATGGATGCAAAACCCAAGAATAAAATGAGGATCGCCCAAACAAAAGGTAGATGAATAGGATGAAGAACAAGATACATGCTTGGCGAAGTATAAACACAAGGTACCCATACCATGCATCCCCAACAAATATAAAAACCAGCCCGATCATGCATCATATCTAACGAACGCAAATAGCCCTTTTCCCACATGTAAAATTTGCTTAAATAAACAAATTGCAGGAAAACAGAAATAAGCATGGAGTTTGATAAAACGCCTAATTCTGCTTGTTTTGCACAATAAGAAATCAAAAATAGACCCCAGCTCATCATTCCAAAACGACAGGTAATGAATTTCTTAATATGCCACCCAAACACTTGCGGATAGAGCTCCGTGCCCCAATAGTAATCAAACAAAATATTTTTGGTAATACCCGAATCAGTAGAGGAAGGAAAAAAACGTCCCTTTAGATACAAAAAAACACAAAATATAAGACTCAATATATTCAGTGCGCCCAAAAGAGCCCCAAGATTATCATAGAGAAGGGAAGCCGAAAATACATTAAAACCCAAGGAAGCAATACAAAATGTTGCCATAGTTACTATAAATGCAAAAAGACCATTATCTTTGTAAACAGGCACATTTCCTTTAGGAGAAATCGGTCCATGAAATATTTTTCCTGGGAGTAATCTCATTAACGCCAATTCAAATACAATAAATGTGGCAATAATTTTCCAAGCGATTGCTGAACCCCAAAAATAAGGTTGCCATATTGAATAAATCGATTGTAAAAACCCATTTTGGAGCATCAAATTCCATAATGCCAACAAAGATCCTTCGAGCTCGGTATTGGTATACCACATGAGCATCACAAAAACAGGGCATACAAGAATCAGAA from Legionella sainthelensi carries:
- a CDS encoding prephenate dehydratase domain-containing protein, yielding MALLFGIAGDVGSFSEEAAFLYSKKKGLDSIFAYLLDMEGVLNAIEDGVIDLGIIPVVNLLGGLVKPAFLAMGKHLFTPIDEFWHEINQCLLVKRDTALSQIKHIVSHPQGLAQCQQFLKKQFKNTAQMEWIDTAKAAKDLAKGVLPASSAVIAPERCAQLYDLEIKAKNIQDSSPNRTAFILVKKHSDKTTAQK
- a CDS encoding chorismate mutase; the protein is MSTLEELRKQIEQTDAYIIEKLAQRQELAKQIGEIKSKAGKKVVDHQREKKLFLYYEELSNQYHLKQEFVTRLFKIIIANSKKVQKQ
- a CDS encoding pyridoxal phosphate-dependent aminotransferase; translated protein: MKYSKQFPLKDSATVAINSLAQQKINAGLKISNLSAGEPKLLPHPIITTAVTQALEQGLTLYPPVSGITELRYLASKWMNKFYDCSFTSENCLVVNGGKFGIYLLMQLLMQNNDEVIIPSPYWVSYPQITHLFGGTPIIVETKEIEGWKLTPRALKNACSSKSKILILNNAANPTGALYTKSELAALLQVAHEQDLLVIADEVYSGLIYDGHAYVSCGSFSQFKDRIIVIQSCSKNFSMTGWRVGFVFAPKTIIQPLTALMSQSTSGVTTLSQWAAVAVLKETNVGLWVQQCMQKRRDCMIQALDQYFGLTITPPLSSLYIYLSLNDLGVRNPNSEEFCQHALEEANVAIVPGTAFGNEGYVRLSFGGYEEELHSGIRQLAYWLHV
- a CDS encoding zinc ribbon domain-containing protein YjdM gives rise to the protein MNNLPNCPKCNSEYSYEDGDVFICPECMHEWPKDIGERNEESVRIIKDANGNILQDGDTVTVIKDLKIKGSSQVVKVGTKVKNIRLVDGDHDIDCKIDGIGAMKLKSQFVKKI
- the ceg19 gene encoding Dot/Icm T4SS effector Ceg19, with the protein product MHKLRELEQEAKDLSILLDQALLSNLREEKESALAELENSELMKNANQFRIFIDPEHPIVSLIKLASVTLPEKINELQKKARLVQHQLDAEKDIKTTEDSILETVTVKEEPIIDLKDEVITVEKDIPKVIEIINPKLEMLAKVKEGLKSYIETTENRTSEYYYGKVGTFFNYMGSYIGLSGYTKTQKLDALNKLFDNFETDNTSELDEQDIAILTTGYLGNALNPLLEDEAVGQKLKELLKIESQTNKLQ
- a CDS encoding 7-dehydrocholesterol reductase, with product MNFNIRNILGPLFLILVCPVFVMLMWYTNTELEGSLLALWNLMLQNGFLQSIYSIWQPYFWGSAIAWKIIATFIVFELALMRLLPGKIFHGPISPKGNVPVYKDNGLFAFIVTMATFCIASLGFNVFSASLLYDNLGALLGALNILSLIFCVFLYLKGRFFPSSTDSGITKNILFDYYWGTELYPQVFGWHIKKFITCRFGMMSWGLFLISYCAKQAELGVLSNSMLISVFLQFVYLSKFYMWEKGYLRSLDMMHDRAGFYICWGCMVWVPCVYTSPSMYLVLHPIHLPFVWAILILFLGFASIMINYLADRQRLMARATQGDCTIWGKKPVTVLAHYKTTEGDKKQTILLASGWWGVARHFHYIPELAGTFFWSVPALFENFSPYFYLSFLTVLLFDRAFRDDKRCATKYGQDWKKYCELVPYKIVPFLI